From the genome of Onthophagus taurus isolate NC chromosome 5, IU_Otau_3.0, whole genome shotgun sequence, one region includes:
- the LOC111426447 gene encoding sodium-dependent nutrient amino acid transporter 1-like isoform X1, which produces MNKEIYTISNNNEVNDEKSLKKSALTKEVWSHELQFLMSCIAMSVGLGNIWRFPFTAYQNGGGAFLIPYLIVLILVGRPIYYLEMCLGQFTAKGNVKLFEAMAPALRGIGYSQITGTICIATYYCSLLSLSLFYFINSFTGDLPWSYCRDEWEAENFLKNVTCIPSNSNGNSTLNGITSSELYFRREVLKEKINIDDGIGLPEWRLVLCLVFVWCCIFIISRNGIQSTGKASYFLALFPYVVILALLIRSVTLEGATDGLVYLFKPNWDKLIEPEVWYAAATQCFFSLNVGVGTITAYASYNGFRHNIYRDVNIITTLDTFTSLIAGSTIFGILGNLANKLNVDVSEVINTGGTGLAFISYPEAIARFDAVPWMSELRVIENNDCNGNITIDGDEKKKDDVEAPSRDTWGKGVEFLMSCIAMSVGLGNIWRFPFTAYQNGGGAFLIPYLIVLLLVGRPMYYLEMCLGQFTSFGNVRTFYKMAPILKGIGYGQMLGSMAVATYYCSLVALTLFYLINSFTSDLPWSKCREEWQEHLSNQGINCIPSNGNVTANESAKSSSELYFRIEVLKEKDEIYTGLGVPEWRLTLCLIFSYFVLFVIIRNGIKSSGKAAYFLAIFPYVVMFALLGRAVTLQGAGTGMLYFIEPKWEKLLEAQVWYAAVTQCFFSLNVGFGTITMFSSYNNFKQNIYRDCLIVSLLDTCTSLLSGTTIFGILGHLAFKLNVDVSKVINAGGTGLAFISYPEAIAKFDAVPWLFAILFFFMLFVLGIGSMVALQGVAVTVIMDSFPHLKTWMVSLGTITVGFLFSLVYVTNGGQFIFTLVDFFGGTMIFLILTIFETTSVFWWYGLENFCDDIEFMLKRKVGFYWRLSWGIVNPIILIVVFFYFVVTMERLTHENKQFPDSAIAFGWVIIAVGVLFIPIWWGYYICHNKNSDFDYKEVIKKSLSHEKWGPANSAKSQEWKLYKEELALKRKESRISGFKRKLFILIGVKYY; this is translated from the exons atgaataaagaaatttacacaatttctaataataatgaagttaacgatgaaaaatctttaaaa aaatcggCTCTAACCAAAGAAGTATGGAGTCACGAGCTCCAATTTTTGATGTCTTGTATCGCGATGTCGGTGGGATTGGGAAACATTTGGAGATTTCCGTTTACAGCGTATCAAAACGGCGGCGGAGCTTTTCTTATCCCGTACTTAATCGTTTTGATTTTGGTGGGAAGGCcgatttattatttagaaatgTGTTTGGGGCAATTTACAGCGAAAGGAAATGTTAAACTTTTTGAAGCGATGGCCCCAGCATTAAGAG gtatTGGATATAGTCAAATAACGGGAACGATCTGTATAGCGACTTATTATTGTTCCTTATTATCTTTGTCccttttctattttataaattcattCACCGGCGATTTACCTTGGTCTTACTGCAGGGATGAATGGGAGGcagagaattttttaaaaaatgttacttgTATTCCATCAAATTCTAACGGAAACTCAACCCTAAACGGAATCACATCTTCGGAATTATATTTTAG GAGggaagttttaaaagaaaaaatcaatattgatGATGGAATCGGTCTCCCCGAATGGCGATTAGTGCtttgtttagtttttgtgTGGTGTtgtatctttattatttcaagAAACGGCATTCAAAGCACCGGAAAAGCTTCGTATTTCCTAGCTTTATTCCCCTACGTCGTTATTTTAGCACTTTTGATTCGATCGGTGACGTTAGAGGGAGCAACCGATGGtttggtttatttatttaaaccgAATTGGGACAAATTAATTGAACCTGAA gtttggTACGCAGCTGCCACGCAATGTTTCTTTTCGTTGAACGTTGGAGTTGGGACAATAACCGCTTATGCCTCATATAACGGTTTTAGACACAACATTTATAG GGATGTAAACATTATAACGACTTTAGACACTTTTACCTCTTTGATTGCTGGCAGTACGATTTTTGGTATTTTAGGCAATTTGGCGAATAAATTAAACGTTGATGTGAGCGAAGTTATTAATACGGGAGGAACTGGATTGGCTTTTATATCGTATCCGGAAGCGATCGCACGATTTGATGCCGTTCCTTgg atgAGTGAGCTAAGGGTAATCGAAAATAACGATTGTAACGGTAATATTACAATCGATGGCGATGAGAAGAAAAAGGACGATGTTGAGGCTCCATCGAGAGACACTTGGGGGAAAGGAGTCGAATTTTTGATGTCTTGTATTGCGATGTCGGTTGGGTTGGGAAATATTTGGAGGTTTCCGTTTACAGCGTATCAAAACGGAGGGGGGGCTTTTCTTATTccgtatttaattgttttgttgCTTGTCGGGCGCCCCATGTATTATTTGGAGATGTGTTTGGGGCAATTTACAAGTTTTGGGAACGTTAggactttttataaaatggcCCCAATATTaaaag gaattGGTTATGGACAAATGTTGGGTTCAATGGCGGTGGCAACTTATTATTGTTCTTTAGTGGCGTTAACACTTTTCTACTTAATAAATTCCTTTACAAGTGATTTACCTTGGTCGAAATGTCGCGAAGAGTGGCAAGAACATTTATCAAATCAAGGAATTAATTGTATACCATCAAACGGAAACGTAACAGCTAACGAAAGCGCGAAAAGTTCGTCAGAATTATACTTTAGAATCgaagtgttgaaagaaaaggATGAAATTTACACCGGATTAGGAGTCCCGGAATGGCGACTCACGttatgtttaatattttcgtactttGTGTTATTTGTAATTATACGAAATGGAATTAAAAGTTCCGGAAAGGCGGCGTATTTCTTGGCAATTTTTCCGTACGTGGTAATGTTCGCGCTACTGGGTCGCGCCGTAACTTTGCAAGGGGCCGGAACTGGAATGTTATATTTCATCGAACCGAAATGGGAGAAACTATTAGAGGCCCAAGTTTGGTACGCGGCCGTAACTCAATgttttttttcgttaaatGTCGGTTTTGGGACAATCACCATGTTTTCATCTTACAATAACTTCAAACAAAACATTTACAGAGATTGTTTAATCGTTTCATTATTAGATACTTGCACTTCGTTACTTTCCGGGACCACGATATTCGGTATTCTTGGCCATTtagcttttaaattaaatgtggACGTTTCGAAAGTTATAAACGCGGGTGGAACTGGATtagcttttatttcttatccAGAAGCGATTGCTAAATTCGACGCGGTTCCGTGGTTATTCGCAATCTTATTCTTCTTTATGTTGTTTGTATTGGGAATTGGAAGCATGGTGGCTTTACAAGGAGTCGCTGTTACTGTGATTATGGATAGTTTTCCTCATTTAAAAACTTGGATGGTTTCGTTAGGAACAATAACTGTTGGATTCTTATTTAGTCTGGTTTACGTAACCaat ggtggtcaatttatttttacattggTCGATTTCTTTGGTGGAacaatgatatttttaatattaacaattttcgaGACAACATCCGTATTTTGGTGGTatg GACTTGAAAATTTCTGCGACGACATCGAATTCATGTTAAAACGAAAAGTGGGATTTTATTGGCGATTAAGCTGGGGCATCGTGAATCCCATCATTTTAATCGTcgtctttttttatttcgtagTCACGATGGAACGATTGACGCACGAAAACAAGCAATTTCCCGATTCGGCAATAG caTTCGGTTGGGTGATAATCGCGGTGGGAGTTTTATTCATCCCGATTTGGTGGGGTTATTATATTtgtcataataaaaattccgATTTCGATTATAAAGAG gtgataaaaaaatctttatccCACGAAAAATGGGGCCCGGCTAATTCGGCGAAATCTCAAGAATGGAAACTTTACAAAGAAGAATTAGCTTTAAAACGAAAGGAATCGCGTATATCTGGGTTTAAacgaaaactttttattttaattggcgttaaatattattaa
- the LOC111426449 gene encoding probable glutamate receptor, protein MHVLANLLISTYFNQFHCILIFSNNHFEYNSKIPIVSVGCDEKIDENVVFKYHGCQGIVISCENDLGIFENFEFLLKSNLERFNFRRYLIFGGNFEIFSSKSINYVADVVMVSKEFDFDDKFWLGYDSIFGMYTHRYVGEKSQREIVLLDKWFLKNQSFSFNFNLYLDKLQDQNGRELKIATFNYEPYSIPGNKDGTEMLVVLEFAKRYKMTPTFLVDDVGMWGEIYDNWTGIGILGNLAMDKGDVGIGALYTWEHDFHFLDFTKPTIRTGVTCIAPKPKIIGGWITPFLAFSWKLWIVLIIAIIIIFSSIFYVLTFNTSKSFLQENLMKSFILTQSIFLLQSIPKFPSNSRIIFALSLLLSLMTATLYNSGLASIMTVPRYKGTIDDVYDLIKSDVKWGASSYAWISSLYDDNSDVYKEVVNNFYKGSPDDLRKRNNESFAFAIERLHGGHYAIGEYITKEGIQERRLMSQDIYWDYCIVMLRKSSILTPKFDNLILEISQTGLPSFWEYQVSVRNSDMKLQEAVHNSGHQPHSSSLIKLSFTHLEGAFALWILGIIISCIAFLWELRPK, encoded by the exons ATGCACGTTTTAGCCAACCTCCTAATTTCAACGTATTTCAATCAATTTCATTGCATTTTGATATTTAGCAACAACCATTTCGAGTATAACTCGAAAATTCCGATTGTATCAGTTGGTTGTGATGAAAAAATCGACGAAAACgtcgtttttaaataccatGGGTGTCAGGGGATCGTGATTTCGTGCGAAAATGATTTGgggattttcgaaaatttcgaatttttattaaaatcgaatttgGAAAGATTCAATTTCAGgcgatatttaatttttggtggaaattttgagatattttcgtCGAAAAGTATCAATTACGTTGCGGATGTTGTAATGGTTTCGAaagaatttgattttgacGATAAATTCTGGTTGGGATATGATTCCATTTTTGGAATGTACACTCATAGATACGTTGGAGAGAAATCACAGAGAGAAATTGTGCTGCTTGATAAGTGGTTTTTAAAGAATCAAAGTTTTTCGttcaattttaatctttatttggATAAATTACAAGATCAAAACGGGAGGGAGCTCAAAATTGCAACTTTTAATTATGAACCTTACTCAATTCctg gtaaTAAAGATGGAACTGAAATGTTAGTGGTGCTAGAATTCGCgaaaagatacaaaatgacCCCGACTTTTCTTGTTGACGATGTAGGGATGTGGGGCGAAATTTACGATAATTGGACCGGAATTGGAATTTTAGGAAATTTAGCGATGGATAAAGGAGACGTTGGAATTG GCGCTTTATACACTTGGGAACACGATTTTCACTTTTTGGACTTCACCAAACCAACGATTCGAACTGGGGTTACTTGCATAGCTCCCAAACCCAAGATAATCGGGGGTTGGATTACCCCATTCCTCGCATTTTCATGGAAATTATGGATCGTGTTAATTATCGCGATCATCATCATCTTTTCATCAATCTTTTAtgttttgacgtttaataCGTCAAA ATCGTTTTTACAAGAGAATTTAATGAAATCGTTTATATTAACTcaatcgatttttttgttacaaagtATACCGAAATTTCCCTCTAATTCGAGAATCATTTTCGCTTTGTCTTTATTGTTGAGTTTAATGACAGCTACTTTGTATAACTCGGGTTTAGCCAGCATTATGACGGTGCCGAG gtaCAAAGGAACAATTGATGATGTTTATGATTTGATTAAAAGTGATGTTAAATGGGGTGCATCTTCTTATGCTTGGATTTCTTCGTTGTATGATGATAATAGT gatgtttataaagaagtcgtcaacaatttttataaaggaTCACCGGATGATTTAAGGAAAAGAAACAACGAATCGTTCGCCTTTGCAATCGAACGTTTACATGGAG GTCATTACGCAATTGGTGAATACATAACAAAGGAGGGAATTCAAGAACGTCGATTAATGTCCCAGGATATTTATTGGGATTATTGCATCGTTATGTTGAGGAAAAGTTCCATTTTAACCCCGAAGTTTGATAATTTAATCTTGGAAATATCCCAAACTGGTTTACCTAGCTTTTGGGAATATCAA gttagtgTAAGAAACAGTGACATGAAACTACAAGAAGCAGTTCATAATTCCGGACATCAACCACATTCAtcaagtttaattaaattatcttttacgCATTTAGAGGGGGCTTTTGCGTTATGGATTTTGgggattattatttcttgtattGCGTTTTTATGGGAGTTGCgaccaaaataa
- the LOC111426447 gene encoding sodium-dependent nutrient amino acid transporter 1-like isoform X4, whose product MNKEIYTISNNNEVNDEKSLKKSALTKEVWSHELQFLMSCIAMSVGLGNIWRFPFTAYQNGGGAFLIPYLIVLILVGRPIYYLEMCLGQFTAKGNVKLFEAMAPALRGIGYSQITGTICIATYYCSLLSLSLFYFINSFTGDLPWSYCRDEWEAENFLKNVTCIPSNSNGNSTLNGITSSELYFRREVLKEKINIDDGIGLPEWRLVLCLVFVWCCIFIISRNGIQSTGKASYFLALFPYVVILALLIRSVTLEGATDGLVYLFKPNWDKLIEPEVWYAAATQCFFSLNVGVGTITAYASYNGFRHNIYRDVNIITTLDTFTSLIAGSTIFGILGNLANKLNVDVSEVINTGGTGLAFISYPEAIARFDAVPWLFSLLFFFMLFLVGLGCLVSMQACVYTAVVENFPNLTRWKVVLGISICGFLIGLVYLTPGGQFILTLVDHFGGTFITFLSNIMLITIVSWFYGLEKFCINIEFMLKKRVGVYWRLSWGVLTPAVLLAIFIYFVATMETLKHEGKEFPTIALVCGWLIVGLALLQIFLWWVRYLWINKNLGLNESVKKSFSDKDFVPNDEEIHREWDDVKQERLQKLKSVTRKVYVLHLLMGKKIK is encoded by the exons atgaataaagaaatttacacaatttctaataataatgaagttaacgatgaaaaatctttaaaa aaatcggCTCTAACCAAAGAAGTATGGAGTCACGAGCTCCAATTTTTGATGTCTTGTATCGCGATGTCGGTGGGATTGGGAAACATTTGGAGATTTCCGTTTACAGCGTATCAAAACGGCGGCGGAGCTTTTCTTATCCCGTACTTAATCGTTTTGATTTTGGTGGGAAGGCcgatttattatttagaaatgTGTTTGGGGCAATTTACAGCGAAAGGAAATGTTAAACTTTTTGAAGCGATGGCCCCAGCATTAAGAG gtatTGGATATAGTCAAATAACGGGAACGATCTGTATAGCGACTTATTATTGTTCCTTATTATCTTTGTCccttttctattttataaattcattCACCGGCGATTTACCTTGGTCTTACTGCAGGGATGAATGGGAGGcagagaattttttaaaaaatgttacttgTATTCCATCAAATTCTAACGGAAACTCAACCCTAAACGGAATCACATCTTCGGAATTATATTTTAG GAGggaagttttaaaagaaaaaatcaatattgatGATGGAATCGGTCTCCCCGAATGGCGATTAGTGCtttgtttagtttttgtgTGGTGTtgtatctttattatttcaagAAACGGCATTCAAAGCACCGGAAAAGCTTCGTATTTCCTAGCTTTATTCCCCTACGTCGTTATTTTAGCACTTTTGATTCGATCGGTGACGTTAGAGGGAGCAACCGATGGtttggtttatttatttaaaccgAATTGGGACAAATTAATTGAACCTGAA gtttggTACGCAGCTGCCACGCAATGTTTCTTTTCGTTGAACGTTGGAGTTGGGACAATAACCGCTTATGCCTCATATAACGGTTTTAGACACAACATTTATAG GGATGTAAACATTATAACGACTTTAGACACTTTTACCTCTTTGATTGCTGGCAGTACGATTTTTGGTATTTTAGGCAATTTGGCGAATAAATTAAACGTTGATGTGAGCGAAGTTATTAATACGGGAGGAACTGGATTGGCTTTTATATCGTATCCGGAAGCGATCGCACGATTTGATGCCGTTCCTTgg ttattttcgTTGCTATTCTTTTTCATGTTGTTTTTGGTGGGTTTGGGTTGCCTTGTTTCGATGCAAGCTTGCGTTTACACGGCTGTGGTTGAAAATTTCCCCAATTTAACCAGATGGAAAGTTGTTTTAGGAATTTCCATCTGCGGGTTCCTAATTGGATTGGTTTATCTTACACcg ggtggccAATTTATTTTGACGTTAGTGGATCATTTCGGGGGAACgttcataacatttttatccAATATTATGCTCATCACGATAGTTTCTTGGTTTTACG GGttggaaaaattttgtataaacatcgaatttatgttaaaaaagaggGTTGGGGTTTATTGGAGGTTAAGTTGGGGGGTGTTAACCCCGGCTGTTTTATTAGCAATTTTTATCTACTTCGTGGCGACGATGGAAACGTTAAAACACGAAGGAAAAGAATTTCCAACGATCGCTTTAGTATGCGGTTGGTTAATCGTTGGTTTGGCGTTattgcaaatatttttatggtgGGTACGATATTTGTGGATCAATAAAAACTTGGGGTTAAACGAATCAGTTAAGAAGTCGTTCTCCGATAAAGATTTCGTGCCGAACGATGAAGAAATTCACCGAGAATGGGACGATGTCAAACAAGAACGacttcaaaaattgaaaagcgTCACGAGAAAAGTTTATGTTTTACATTTATTGATggggaaaaaaattaaataa
- the LOC111426447 gene encoding sodium-dependent nutrient amino acid transporter 1-like isoform X3: protein MSELRVIENNDCNGNITIDGDEKKKDDVEAPSRDTWGKGVEFLMSCIAMSVGLGNIWRFPFTAYQNGGGAFLIPYLIVLLLVGRPMYYLEMCLGQFTSFGNVRTFYKMAPILKGIGYGQMLGSMAVATYYCSLVALTLFYLINSFTSDLPWSKCREEWQEHLSNQGINCIPSNGNVTANESAKSSSELYFRIEVLKEKDEIYTGLGVPEWRLTLCLIFSYFVLFVIIRNGIKSSGKAAYFLAIFPYVVMFALLGRAVTLQGAGTGMLYFIEPKWEKLLEAQVWYAAVTQCFFSLNVGFGTITMFSSYNNFKQNIYRDCLIVSLLDTCTSLLSGTTIFGILGHLAFKLNVDVSKVINAGGTGLAFISYPEAIAKFDAVPWLFAILFFFMLFVLGIGSMVALQGVAVTVIMDSFPHLKTWMVSLGTITVGFLFSLVYVTNGGQFIFTLVDFFGGTMIFLILTIFETTSVFWWYGLENFCDDIEFMLKRKVGFYWRLSWGIVNPIILIVVFFYFVVTMERLTHENKQFPDSAIAFGWVIIAVGVLFIPIWWGYYICHNKNSDFDYKEVIKKSLSHEKWGPANSAKSQEWKLYKEELALKRKESRISGFKRKLFILIGVKYY from the exons atgAGTGAGCTAAGGGTAATCGAAAATAACGATTGTAACGGTAATATTACAATCGATGGCGATGAGAAGAAAAAGGACGATGTTGAGGCTCCATCGAGAGACACTTGGGGGAAAGGAGTCGAATTTTTGATGTCTTGTATTGCGATGTCGGTTGGGTTGGGAAATATTTGGAGGTTTCCGTTTACAGCGTATCAAAACGGAGGGGGGGCTTTTCTTATTccgtatttaattgttttgttgCTTGTCGGGCGCCCCATGTATTATTTGGAGATGTGTTTGGGGCAATTTACAAGTTTTGGGAACGTTAggactttttataaaatggcCCCAATATTaaaag gaattGGTTATGGACAAATGTTGGGTTCAATGGCGGTGGCAACTTATTATTGTTCTTTAGTGGCGTTAACACTTTTCTACTTAATAAATTCCTTTACAAGTGATTTACCTTGGTCGAAATGTCGCGAAGAGTGGCAAGAACATTTATCAAATCAAGGAATTAATTGTATACCATCAAACGGAAACGTAACAGCTAACGAAAGCGCGAAAAGTTCGTCAGAATTATACTTTAGAATCgaagtgttgaaagaaaaggATGAAATTTACACCGGATTAGGAGTCCCGGAATGGCGACTCACGttatgtttaatattttcgtactttGTGTTATTTGTAATTATACGAAATGGAATTAAAAGTTCCGGAAAGGCGGCGTATTTCTTGGCAATTTTTCCGTACGTGGTAATGTTCGCGCTACTGGGTCGCGCCGTAACTTTGCAAGGGGCCGGAACTGGAATGTTATATTTCATCGAACCGAAATGGGAGAAACTATTAGAGGCCCAAGTTTGGTACGCGGCCGTAACTCAATgttttttttcgttaaatGTCGGTTTTGGGACAATCACCATGTTTTCATCTTACAATAACTTCAAACAAAACATTTACAGAGATTGTTTAATCGTTTCATTATTAGATACTTGCACTTCGTTACTTTCCGGGACCACGATATTCGGTATTCTTGGCCATTtagcttttaaattaaatgtggACGTTTCGAAAGTTATAAACGCGGGTGGAACTGGATtagcttttatttcttatccAGAAGCGATTGCTAAATTCGACGCGGTTCCGTGGTTATTCGCAATCTTATTCTTCTTTATGTTGTTTGTATTGGGAATTGGAAGCATGGTGGCTTTACAAGGAGTCGCTGTTACTGTGATTATGGATAGTTTTCCTCATTTAAAAACTTGGATGGTTTCGTTAGGAACAATAACTGTTGGATTCTTATTTAGTCTGGTTTACGTAACCaat ggtggtcaatttatttttacattggTCGATTTCTTTGGTGGAacaatgatatttttaatattaacaattttcgaGACAACATCCGTATTTTGGTGGTatg GACTTGAAAATTTCTGCGACGACATCGAATTCATGTTAAAACGAAAAGTGGGATTTTATTGGCGATTAAGCTGGGGCATCGTGAATCCCATCATTTTAATCGTcgtctttttttatttcgtagTCACGATGGAACGATTGACGCACGAAAACAAGCAATTTCCCGATTCGGCAATAG caTTCGGTTGGGTGATAATCGCGGTGGGAGTTTTATTCATCCCGATTTGGTGGGGTTATTATATTtgtcataataaaaattccgATTTCGATTATAAAGAG gtgataaaaaaatctttatccCACGAAAAATGGGGCCCGGCTAATTCGGCGAAATCTCAAGAATGGAAACTTTACAAAGAAGAATTAGCTTTAAAACGAAAGGAATCGCGTATATCTGGGTTTAAacgaaaactttttattttaattggcgttaaatattattaa
- the LOC111426447 gene encoding sodium-dependent nutrient amino acid transporter 1-like isoform X2, with protein sequence MNKEIYTISNNNEVNDEKSLKKSALTKEVWSHELQFLMSCIAMSVGLGNIWRFPFTAYQNGGGAFLIPYLIVLILVGRPIYYLEMCLGQFTAKGNVKLFEAMAPALRGIGYSQITGTICIATYYCSLLSLSLFYFINSFTGDLPWSYCRDEWEAENFLKNVTCIPSNSNGNSTLNGITSSELYFRREVLKEKINIDDGIGLPEWRLVLCLVFVWCCIFIISRNGIQSTGKASYFLALFPYVVILALLIRSVTLEGATDGLVYLFKPNWDKLIEPEVWYAAATQCFFSLNVGVGTITAYASYNGFRHNIYRDVNIITTLDTFTSLIAGSTIFGILGNLANKLNVDVSEVINTGGTGLAFISYPEAIARFDAVPWMSELRVIENNDCNGNITIDGDEKKKDDVEAPSRDTWGKGVEFLMSCIAMSVGLGNIWRFPFTAYQNGGGAFLIPYLIVLLLVGRPMYYLEMCLGQFTSFGNVRTFYKMAPILKGIGYGQMLGSMAVATYYCSLVALTLFYLINSFTSDLPWSKCREEWQEHLSNQGINCIPSNGNVTANESAKSSSELYFRIEVLKEKDEIYTGLGVPEWRLTLCLIFSYFVLFVIIRNGIKSSGKAAYFLAIFPYVVMFALLGRAVTLQGAGTGMLYFIEPKWEKLLEAQVWYAAVTQCFFSLNVGFGTITMFSSYNNFKQNIYRDCLIVSLLDTCTSLLSGTTIFGILGHLAFKLNVDVSKVINAGGTGLAFISYPEAIAKFDAVPWLFAILFFFMLFVLGIGSMVALQGVAVTVIMDSFPHLKTWMVSLGTITVGFLFSLVYVTNGGQFIFTLVDFFGGTMIFLILTIFETTSVFW encoded by the exons atgaataaagaaatttacacaatttctaataataatgaagttaacgatgaaaaatctttaaaa aaatcggCTCTAACCAAAGAAGTATGGAGTCACGAGCTCCAATTTTTGATGTCTTGTATCGCGATGTCGGTGGGATTGGGAAACATTTGGAGATTTCCGTTTACAGCGTATCAAAACGGCGGCGGAGCTTTTCTTATCCCGTACTTAATCGTTTTGATTTTGGTGGGAAGGCcgatttattatttagaaatgTGTTTGGGGCAATTTACAGCGAAAGGAAATGTTAAACTTTTTGAAGCGATGGCCCCAGCATTAAGAG gtatTGGATATAGTCAAATAACGGGAACGATCTGTATAGCGACTTATTATTGTTCCTTATTATCTTTGTCccttttctattttataaattcattCACCGGCGATTTACCTTGGTCTTACTGCAGGGATGAATGGGAGGcagagaattttttaaaaaatgttacttgTATTCCATCAAATTCTAACGGAAACTCAACCCTAAACGGAATCACATCTTCGGAATTATATTTTAG GAGggaagttttaaaagaaaaaatcaatattgatGATGGAATCGGTCTCCCCGAATGGCGATTAGTGCtttgtttagtttttgtgTGGTGTtgtatctttattatttcaagAAACGGCATTCAAAGCACCGGAAAAGCTTCGTATTTCCTAGCTTTATTCCCCTACGTCGTTATTTTAGCACTTTTGATTCGATCGGTGACGTTAGAGGGAGCAACCGATGGtttggtttatttatttaaaccgAATTGGGACAAATTAATTGAACCTGAA gtttggTACGCAGCTGCCACGCAATGTTTCTTTTCGTTGAACGTTGGAGTTGGGACAATAACCGCTTATGCCTCATATAACGGTTTTAGACACAACATTTATAG GGATGTAAACATTATAACGACTTTAGACACTTTTACCTCTTTGATTGCTGGCAGTACGATTTTTGGTATTTTAGGCAATTTGGCGAATAAATTAAACGTTGATGTGAGCGAAGTTATTAATACGGGAGGAACTGGATTGGCTTTTATATCGTATCCGGAAGCGATCGCACGATTTGATGCCGTTCCTTgg atgAGTGAGCTAAGGGTAATCGAAAATAACGATTGTAACGGTAATATTACAATCGATGGCGATGAGAAGAAAAAGGACGATGTTGAGGCTCCATCGAGAGACACTTGGGGGAAAGGAGTCGAATTTTTGATGTCTTGTATTGCGATGTCGGTTGGGTTGGGAAATATTTGGAGGTTTCCGTTTACAGCGTATCAAAACGGAGGGGGGGCTTTTCTTATTccgtatttaattgttttgttgCTTGTCGGGCGCCCCATGTATTATTTGGAGATGTGTTTGGGGCAATTTACAAGTTTTGGGAACGTTAggactttttataaaatggcCCCAATATTaaaag gaattGGTTATGGACAAATGTTGGGTTCAATGGCGGTGGCAACTTATTATTGTTCTTTAGTGGCGTTAACACTTTTCTACTTAATAAATTCCTTTACAAGTGATTTACCTTGGTCGAAATGTCGCGAAGAGTGGCAAGAACATTTATCAAATCAAGGAATTAATTGTATACCATCAAACGGAAACGTAACAGCTAACGAAAGCGCGAAAAGTTCGTCAGAATTATACTTTAGAATCgaagtgttgaaagaaaaggATGAAATTTACACCGGATTAGGAGTCCCGGAATGGCGACTCACGttatgtttaatattttcgtactttGTGTTATTTGTAATTATACGAAATGGAATTAAAAGTTCCGGAAAGGCGGCGTATTTCTTGGCAATTTTTCCGTACGTGGTAATGTTCGCGCTACTGGGTCGCGCCGTAACTTTGCAAGGGGCCGGAACTGGAATGTTATATTTCATCGAACCGAAATGGGAGAAACTATTAGAGGCCCAAGTTTGGTACGCGGCCGTAACTCAATgttttttttcgttaaatGTCGGTTTTGGGACAATCACCATGTTTTCATCTTACAATAACTTCAAACAAAACATTTACAGAGATTGTTTAATCGTTTCATTATTAGATACTTGCACTTCGTTACTTTCCGGGACCACGATATTCGGTATTCTTGGCCATTtagcttttaaattaaatgtggACGTTTCGAAAGTTATAAACGCGGGTGGAACTGGATtagcttttatttcttatccAGAAGCGATTGCTAAATTCGACGCGGTTCCGTGGTTATTCGCAATCTTATTCTTCTTTATGTTGTTTGTATTGGGAATTGGAAGCATGGTGGCTTTACAAGGAGTCGCTGTTACTGTGATTATGGATAGTTTTCCTCATTTAAAAACTTGGATGGTTTCGTTAGGAACAATAACTGTTGGATTCTTATTTAGTCTGGTTTACGTAACCaat ggtggtcaatttatttttacattggTCGATTTCTTTGGTGGAacaatgatatttttaatattaacaattttcgaGACAACATCCGTATTTTGGTG A